The genomic region CACGTCTGGGCCCAGCCCGGCGACGGGCCGGACTGGATGACCGGCGGCAGCTATCTCGTCAGCCGCCGCATCCGGATGCTCATCGAGCCCTGGGACAGCACCCCGCTCACCGAACAGGAACGGGTCATCGGCCGCGCCAAGGGAAGCGGAGCCCCGCTCGGCCAGCGCGACGAGTTCGACCCGATCGACTTCGGGGCGAAGGACTCCGCCGGCGAGCTGGTCGTCGACGCCAAGTCCCACGTACGGCTCGCCCACCCGACCCAGAACAACGGCGCCGTGATCCTGCGCCGCGGCTACTCCTTCACCAACGGCACCGACAACCTCGGCCGCCTCGACGCCGGCCTGTTCTTCATCGCCTACCAGCGCGACCCGCGGACCCAGTTCGTCACCATCCAGAAGTCACTGGCCGGCAGGTCCAACGACGCGCTCAACGAATACATCCAGCACGTCGGCAGCGGCCTGTTCGCCTGCCCGCCCGGCGTCCAGGCCGGGCAGTACTGGGGCCAGCGGCTCTTCGCCTGACAACACGGCCGCCCCGGCCGACCTCCGTCCGTCCGCCTGGTCATCGAGGAGCTCGGCGTTCCGCCGGTCCTGACGATCGTGCAGGACGTCGCCTGACGCCACCTCTCGTTCGGCGGGTGCGCGACCGAGTGTTTCAGTAGTAGTCGCGCATGAGTTCGTTCACCCAGGCCGGCTGGGTGATGTCTCCGCGAGGGCCGAACTGTGTCATGTAGGGCTTGATATCCAGCACCGGTGTGCCGTCCACGGCGTCGAGACCCACGACGTGAATGTCGAGGCCGTCCACCCGCAGCAGTCGGCAGCGGGAGACTCCGATTCGGTTCGGGCGGTACTTGCCACGCTGGGCGAAGATGCCGACCAGCGGCCAGTCGGGATTGTTCCGCGGATGACGGGCGCCGCTCTCGATCTCAGCCGGCGGCAGTCGGTGGAAGTGGAAGACGACCTCGAGATGGGAGAAGCCGTCCAGGCCGATCAGGGCGTCCGTGCCGAACCGGTCGGCGTCCAGAGCGATCACCGAGGTCACGGTTCCCCAGTTGTCGTCGGTGAGCTCCCGTCGTTCGCTGCGCACGAGCCCGATCGGGACGAGGTCCGTCACCGCCCTGCTTTCCTCCGGGCCCGTCGCCACGGCCGTCCCCTCTCGCTGCCCGCCGGGTGTCAGGCTTTGCCCGCCGGGTGTCAGGCCTTGCGGGCGATGGCCCCGTAGCCGCCGACCTCGGCGTCGGTCACGTCGGTCGGGGTGTCGTCGTCGGGGCGCCAGCGGTGCAGGAGCCGCACACCGGGGTCGACGAGGTCCAGACCGTCGAAGAAGCGGACGACCTCCGCGTGGGTGCGCGGGCGGGCGGGGATTCCCTGCTTCCGGTAGATCTCGGCGAGCTGTTCCACCTCCCGCGGGGCGAAGTCGGGCGTGACGTGGGTGAGCGTCAGGGTGCTGCCGGTGGGAAGCGCGTCCACGAGGGTGTCGACGATGCCGTAGGGATCGTCGGAGTCCGGAACGAAATGGAAGATCGCGACCAGGGACAGCGCGACCGGTTCGGTCAGGTCGAGGGTGTCGAGCAGTTCCGGTGCGCGCAGAATTTTGGCCGGGTCGCGGATGTCGGCGTCGAGGTAGGCGGTGCGCCCCGGAGAGCTGCTGGTCAGCAGGGCGCGGGCGTGGGTGAGCACGATCGGGTCGTTGTCCGCGTACACCACCCGCGCCCCGGGGATGATCTCCTGCGCGACCTCGTGGAGGTTCGGGCTGGTGGGAATGCCGGTGCCGATGTCCAGGAACTGGCGTATCCCGAGCTCACCGGCGAGGTGGCGGGTGGCCCGGATGAGAAACGCCCGGTTCTGGCGCGCGGTCATCCGCAGCCCGGGGAAGGCGTGGAGCGCCTGGTCCGCGGCGGCCCGGTCGGCGGGGAAGTTGTCCTTCCCGCCGAGGTAGTAGTCGTACATGCGGGCGGAATGCGGCAGGTCGGTCCGAAGGTCGACGGCCGGGATCTCGTCCATCAACTTCCGCCAGCGCCCCTTGCCGGGAGGCTTGTTCGCCATGCTTGACCTCCCGTGCCATCTTATGATCAAAGACCGGATGTTCCGGCTCCCGGATCATCTCAAAGAGTGGGTGCGTGGGATCGGAGGGTCACGCCTGTTGCTGATCCATAGCTTTTCGGGGGGCCGGTGGGCCGAAGCCGGATGTTCCCGACCGCTGTCGGTCCGTATGCGAACGCGGTCAGGCCGATCGCTCCGCGGCTCACCTGTAGCGCCTGGTAACACCCGGTCAGGCCCGGTGGCCGACCACCTGTGCCGCCGCGACGCGGTAGAAGGCGGCTGCCGGCTCGTGCCGACCGAAAGGTTCGAGATAACTCACGGCGGCCTCGCGCGCCGACTGGTCCGAGACCAGCATCAGGCCACGCGAGGCGAGGTAGGCGGGAACCCCGGCGGGGTCGAGGCCGAATTTCCACGGCTCGCCGACGCCGCGGACCGTCGCGAGCCATTCGGCCGCGCCGTCGAACTCCTTCGTGCCGTCCAGGGCACCGCGGTCGATGTAGGTGAAGATGACGAGGCTGCCGGCGGCTGTCGCCGTGGCGAGCCAGCGCAGTGTCGCGTCGACGGCCTCAGCGGTCAGGTATTCGGTGACCCCCTCCCAGATGACGGCCGTGGGCCCGGTGGCGAAACCGGCGTTTCGCAGCGCCGGCTCGGCGTCCTCCCGCTCGAGGTCGACCGGTACGAACCGGACGTGGGCGTACGACTCCGGTCCCAGCCGGCGGCGTAGCCGCTCCCGCTTGCCCTCCTGCGTGGCCGGATGGTCGATCTCGAACACCGTCAGCTTCGCCAGTGCCGGAATACGGTAGGCACGGCTGTCGTAGCCCGCGCCGAGCAGCAGCACCTGCCGTGCTTCCGCGGCGACCGCCGTGCCCAGGAGATCGTCGATGAGACGGGTCCGCACCACCGCGGAGCTCCGTGGCCCGCTGACCCACCGCCGGTCGAGATAGCGGGGGATCGCGGAACCGACCAGTGGAACGCCGGCCAGCCGCGCCAGGAGCCGGTAGCCGGGCCGGAGAAACCCGGCGGCGTACGGATCGACGAACAGGCGCACGCCGCCCCGACATGACTCCAGGGCTCGGAAGAACGCCACGTGCTCGGCGGTACGGCTTGACGCGCGCCCCGCTGAGGAAACCATCAGCCGACCAGGCTCAGTGGCGGGCCGAGGACGAGCGGGAGGTGCTTCAGCCCCCGCTGGTTGCTGGAGTAGGTGCGGACGACGCCGTCGTAGTCCACCTCGTACCCGGGGTGGCGGGCCAGCAGTTCCTCGAAGGCGATCCGCGCCTCGAGGCGGGCGAGCGCCGCGCCCAGGCAGAGGTGGATGCCGTGCCCGAACCCGAGCTGCCGGCCGATGTCCCGCTGGATGTCCA from Parafrankia discariae harbors:
- a CDS encoding SAM-dependent methyltransferase, with protein sequence MTDLVPIGLVRSERRELTDDNWGTVTSVIALDADRFGTDALIGLDGFSHLEVVFHFHRLPPAEIESGARHPRNNPDWPLVGIFAQRGKYRPNRIGVSRCRLLRVDGLDIHVVGLDAVDGTPVLDIKPYMTQFGPRGDITQPAWVNELMRDYY
- a CDS encoding SAM-dependent methyltransferase; the encoded protein is MANKPPGKGRWRKLMDEIPAVDLRTDLPHSARMYDYYLGGKDNFPADRAAADQALHAFPGLRMTARQNRAFLIRATRHLAGELGIRQFLDIGTGIPTSPNLHEVAQEIIPGARVVYADNDPIVLTHARALLTSSSPGRTAYLDADIRDPAKILRAPELLDTLDLTEPVALSLVAIFHFVPDSDDPYGIVDTLVDALPTGSTLTLTHVTPDFAPREVEQLAEIYRKQGIPARPRTHAEVVRFFDGLDLVDPGVRLLHRWRPDDDTPTDVTDAEVGGYGAIARKA
- a CDS encoding class I SAM-dependent methyltransferase — encoded protein: MVSSAGRASSRTAEHVAFFRALESCRGGVRLFVDPYAAGFLRPGYRLLARLAGVPLVGSAIPRYLDRRWVSGPRSSAVVRTRLIDDLLGTAVAAEARQVLLLGAGYDSRAYRIPALAKLTVFEIDHPATQEGKRERLRRRLGPESYAHVRFVPVDLEREDAEPALRNAGFATGPTAVIWEGVTEYLTAEAVDATLRWLATATAAGSLVIFTYIDRGALDGTKEFDGAAEWLATVRGVGEPWKFGLDPAGVPAYLASRGLMLVSDQSAREAAVSYLEPFGRHEPAAAFYRVAAAQVVGHRA